In Microbacterium pumilum, the following proteins share a genomic window:
- a CDS encoding beta-galactosidase yields the protein MRTGIDSVVRVSPAGLSVRGRDEVLLCASLFPFRIPREEWKPRLDAVRESGYQVIDVYLPWNFHEVAPGEWDFTGRRDVGTFLDLAHDAGLAVIARPGPYICSEWDGGALPAWLTLENGLRIRDADPQFLAHVEQWFARALPIIADRQADVGGAVIAVQLENELDFFDTADRPGYLTALRDLALASGITVPLIACAGQGDMSGATGGVDGVTPTFNFYPDDDWSDLEPLVRRYADMLAEQGLPLLITETNRAHRTLRRLLVSGARVIAPYLQASGYNFGYTPSVGNWGDPGGFMTHDYDFDGYLSPDGEPRAEYTEARVMAAVVRTLGAELARATVEAAPDGYRTEAPTSTSPSRLVLAGGGTLLGIPNLGDGDADAVLPAHGGLPDVTVRLLPKSCTLVTRDMPLERFGLPGILALTTADLVGADGTGVVLSARGTSVVAFSLGSAAAETPAAVPAASIGTVPPAATGVVLAELAAPEPGTPVRTVLTLGRTAWRVTVWHPDDLPASDGSVRTVPTAQDAQPAVLTEGTRLDLASRTGHTTRHDVAPTSESLGVHRGRVHYATEVSSTETLVIEEACDIVDLALDGRVLPTIARFGATELIPTNGAARLDATVETWGHANFDDARLPALRLGSLRGIGRVWGVAAEEDVSGMWTIDGPGQWAGDPAPLPVLGGWSSTRVGVPVTYRRRLAVDGIHHHALRFGTVPGTISVEVDGRTHVVSAVDPWLHLAPGEGHDIAVSFAHQPSALAGATLFRLRELQGWDVEPQPDSALLALATADAPGTETGLPLELQPGEEAWLDIPVPEGGLSLRFEGSHVRVSVFAAGELLGRVWLEDAARPRFTGGDAGRVLVPASWNTGRVRVLVRGAAGGDAPVLNAVLAG from the coding sequence ATGAGGACCGGGATCGATTCGGTGGTGCGGGTCAGCCCGGCCGGCCTCTCGGTGCGGGGGCGCGACGAAGTGCTCCTGTGCGCATCGCTCTTCCCCTTCCGCATTCCGCGTGAGGAATGGAAGCCGCGCCTCGATGCCGTGCGGGAGTCGGGCTATCAGGTGATCGATGTCTACCTGCCGTGGAACTTCCACGAAGTGGCGCCCGGAGAATGGGACTTCACCGGCCGCCGCGACGTCGGCACCTTCCTCGACCTCGCCCACGACGCCGGGCTCGCCGTCATCGCCCGCCCCGGTCCGTACATCTGCTCGGAGTGGGATGGCGGGGCCCTGCCTGCTTGGCTCACCCTCGAGAACGGGCTGCGCATCCGCGACGCCGACCCGCAGTTCCTGGCGCACGTCGAGCAGTGGTTCGCCCGTGCGCTGCCCATCATCGCGGATCGTCAGGCGGATGTCGGCGGCGCGGTCATCGCGGTCCAGCTCGAGAACGAGCTCGACTTCTTCGACACCGCCGATCGGCCGGGCTACCTCACGGCACTGCGCGATCTGGCTCTGGCCTCGGGCATCACGGTCCCGCTCATCGCATGCGCCGGCCAGGGCGACATGTCGGGTGCGACCGGCGGCGTCGACGGAGTCACCCCGACGTTCAACTTCTACCCCGATGACGACTGGTCCGACCTCGAGCCGCTCGTGCGCCGGTACGCCGACATGCTCGCTGAGCAGGGACTGCCGCTGCTCATCACAGAGACGAACCGCGCCCATCGGACGCTGCGACGCCTGCTCGTGAGCGGTGCGCGGGTGATCGCGCCCTATCTGCAGGCCTCGGGCTACAACTTCGGATACACGCCCTCGGTGGGCAACTGGGGCGATCCCGGCGGGTTCATGACGCACGACTACGACTTCGACGGCTACCTGTCGCCCGACGGCGAGCCGCGCGCCGAATACACCGAGGCCCGGGTTATGGCCGCAGTCGTCCGCACCCTCGGCGCCGAGCTCGCGCGGGCGACGGTCGAGGCGGCACCGGACGGGTACCGCACCGAGGCGCCGACGTCGACATCGCCGTCGCGCCTCGTGCTCGCCGGAGGAGGAACTCTCCTCGGCATCCCGAATCTGGGCGATGGTGACGCGGATGCCGTTCTCCCGGCGCATGGCGGCCTGCCCGATGTGACGGTCCGGCTGCTGCCGAAGTCCTGCACACTTGTGACGCGCGACATGCCGCTCGAACGGTTCGGACTGCCCGGCATCCTCGCTCTCACCACCGCCGATCTCGTCGGTGCGGACGGCACCGGTGTGGTGCTCTCCGCACGGGGAACCAGTGTCGTCGCGTTCAGCCTCGGATCCGCAGCAGCGGAGACCCCAGCCGCGGTGCCCGCCGCGAGCATCGGAACCGTCCCCCCCGCCGCAACGGGCGTCGTGCTCGCCGAGCTGGCGGCGCCGGAACCTGGCACACCGGTCCGCACCGTGCTCACGCTCGGGCGAACCGCGTGGCGGGTCACCGTCTGGCACCCCGATGACCTCCCCGCGTCGGACGGGTCGGTTCGCACAGTGCCCACGGCTCAGGATGCGCAGCCGGCCGTGCTCACCGAGGGCACCCGGCTGGATCTTGCGAGCCGCACCGGGCACACGACCCGCCACGATGTCGCTCCGACGTCGGAGTCGCTGGGAGTCCACCGCGGCCGCGTGCACTACGCCACCGAGGTGTCGTCCACCGAGACGCTCGTGATCGAAGAGGCGTGCGACATCGTCGATCTCGCTCTCGACGGCCGCGTCCTGCCGACGATCGCACGGTTCGGAGCGACCGAACTCATCCCGACAAATGGTGCGGCACGGCTCGACGCGACGGTCGAGACGTGGGGTCACGCGAACTTCGACGACGCCCGCCTTCCGGCGCTGCGGCTCGGATCACTCCGCGGCATCGGGCGAGTATGGGGCGTCGCAGCAGAAGAGGACGTCAGCGGCATGTGGACGATCGACGGGCCAGGCCAGTGGGCCGGCGACCCTGCGCCGCTGCCGGTCCTCGGCGGCTGGAGCAGCACCCGCGTCGGCGTTCCCGTGACCTACCGCAGACGGCTTGCGGTGGACGGCATCCACCATCACGCGCTGCGGTTCGGGACGGTTCCCGGCACGATCAGCGTAGAGGTCGATGGCCGGACGCACGTCGTGTCGGCCGTCGATCCGTGGCTGCACCTTGCGCCCGGCGAGGGCCACGACATCGCCGTGTCGTTCGCTCACCAGCCGAGCGCTCTGGCGGGTGCGACCCTGTTCCGCCTTCGGGAGCTGCAGGGGTGGGATGTCGAGCCGCAGCCCGACAGCGCGCTGCTCGCCCTCGCCACCGCTGACGCGCCGGGCACGGAGACGGGTCTTCCGCTGGAGCTTCAGCCCGGCGAAGAGGCGTGGCTCGACATCCCCGTCCCCGAAGGCGGACTGTCGCTGCGTTTCGAGGGCTCGCACGTGCGGGTGAGCGTCTTCGCCGCAGGAGAGCTGCTCGGACGGGTGTGGCTGGAGGACGCAGCGCGTCCGCGGTTCACCGGCGGCGACGCGGGTCGCGTCCTCGTACCCGCGTCGTGGAACACCGGGCGAGTGCGGGTGCTGGTCCGCGGTGCCGCCGGCGGCGACGCGCCTGTGCTGAACGCCGTGCTCGCGGGCTGA
- a CDS encoding ROK family transcriptional regulator yields MTYSPNPIPGRPEPAAREGGFAAPGASMVVPRRTSRDIRSDSRLDVLHAVLSAGETTRNELAQFTGLSAATVVTVVGELLAEGIIEERKVTAGRIGRPTATLGMNKARGLVVGIDVAETYVRAVMFDAALNQILAVESARDEHVLDPDSVVEGIGRTLDRLLDEAGVSREAVLGVGVALPGLIQGPQGVSVVVPHWTWQTVELEHLRERLGLPLVIENPLKSIAIAELWLGRGRNCSSLATINLGTGVGAGIVLGGRILRGATNTAGEWGHTLLVLDGRRCRCGRNGCVEAYIGAPGIQQTLREIDPTHPLVDLDMQNDFIVALAAVADGDEPDEAVAETIARTAYYLGSALADLVAVVNPEVVTLTGWTTWALGEHLLPPTRRHLLEQSPGGSALGVELDVSTVLGNSVATGVATVVLERFLVDAGLLTSNIPVAL; encoded by the coding sequence ATGACATATTCGCCGAATCCGATCCCGGGTCGCCCCGAACCGGCTGCACGTGAGGGTGGGTTTGCGGCTCCTGGCGCGAGCATGGTCGTGCCGCGGCGGACCTCGCGCGACATCCGCAGCGATTCGCGGTTGGATGTCCTCCACGCGGTGCTCTCCGCGGGCGAGACGACGCGCAACGAACTCGCGCAGTTCACCGGGCTCAGCGCCGCCACCGTTGTCACGGTCGTCGGCGAGCTGCTGGCTGAAGGCATCATCGAGGAGCGAAAGGTGACCGCGGGGCGGATCGGGCGGCCGACGGCCACGCTCGGCATGAACAAGGCGCGCGGGCTGGTCGTCGGAATCGACGTCGCCGAGACCTATGTCCGGGCGGTCATGTTCGACGCGGCGCTGAACCAGATCCTCGCCGTGGAGAGCGCGCGCGATGAGCATGTGCTCGATCCGGACTCGGTCGTCGAGGGCATCGGTCGCACGCTGGACCGCCTGCTCGACGAGGCAGGCGTGTCGCGCGAGGCCGTGCTCGGCGTCGGCGTGGCGCTCCCCGGTCTCATCCAGGGTCCGCAGGGAGTATCGGTCGTCGTGCCGCACTGGACGTGGCAGACGGTCGAGCTCGAGCACCTGCGTGAACGCCTCGGGCTGCCCCTCGTGATCGAGAACCCGCTCAAGTCGATCGCGATCGCGGAACTGTGGCTCGGCCGCGGCCGCAACTGCTCGAGTCTGGCGACCATCAACCTCGGCACCGGTGTCGGCGCCGGGATCGTGCTCGGCGGGCGGATCCTGCGCGGCGCGACGAACACGGCCGGCGAGTGGGGTCACACCCTGCTGGTGCTGGACGGCCGGCGCTGCCGCTGCGGACGCAACGGCTGTGTCGAGGCCTACATCGGTGCACCCGGCATCCAGCAGACCCTGCGCGAGATCGATCCCACGCACCCGCTGGTGGATCTGGACATGCAGAACGACTTCATCGTGGCGCTTGCGGCCGTAGCGGACGGCGACGAACCCGATGAGGCGGTCGCCGAGACGATCGCTCGCACTGCCTACTATCTGGGGTCCGCACTGGCCGATCTCGTGGCGGTCGTCAATCCCGAGGTCGTGACCCTGACGGGCTGGACGACCTGGGCGCTCGGCGAGCATCTGCTGCCGCCCACGCGCAGGCACCTGCTCGAGCAGTCCCCGGGCGGGTCTGCCCTCGGAGTGGAGCTGGACGTGTCGACAGTGCTCGGAAACTCCGTCGCCACGGGCGTCGCGACGGTCGTGCTGGAGCGGTTCCTGGTGGATGCCGGACTCCTGACCTCGAACATCCCCGTAGCGCTCTGA
- a CDS encoding glycoside hydrolase family 2 TIM barrel-domain containing protein, translated as MKTVPISRWAFALADDPGASAKGYDEDSSWRSVVVPHDWSVEHEFLPSLSSGTGYLPGGIGWYRAHVRLPELGHRDGKHVRLVFHGVYKNADVWVNGYHLGGRPSGYAQFSFDLTEILSYAPDDDLVVSVRVDHTDISDSRWYNGAGITRRVEIEVHEPVRLREYGTVFTTLEADAAAATVRVVQTLANDTASPVTVRVRQRLRSLTSGRVHEFGTEVELAAGGSADAAITARLPEPELWSDTDPRLHRLTTTLEWQSDPGPERAVYDEVVGVRTFRFDPDEGFSINGEARLLKGVCLHEDAGCFGTAVPASIWLRRLLKLKEMGANAIRMAHNPHAPELYALCDILGLYVIDEAFDEWENPKNKWWQGHNVYPPRHEGYAKDFPAWHQADLEAMIDAHRNHPSIIAWSIGNEIDYPNDPYAHPLFKDAVGNNDAGKPRAERLYDPDRPDIRRLTTIARRLADMVRAKDPTRPVTLAAALPELSSQTGFLDPLDLVGYNYKEHLYEADHVRFPDKPFIGSENSHRYSDWRYVEQNDYVAGQFLWTGIDYLGEARGWPVHGSGAGLLTLAGFEKETWHLRRSWWSDEPVAHLAVRPHVAVGAAGGRTFRSHPISRDWAAADGQPVEVLCFGNGDELRLMCGEEDVPLERDDEHGYWSAVTVARPHALVLENRRSGEVVARDILRPRREPVRIDAVAWSAPEGVVDRLSRSGIASDGVVQIECTLLDEHGDVARGERVVTARVNDGELLGLENGDLSDETPYTANRRSTLAGRLMVFVRPGANATVLLSSPGLPEVRMEWSS; from the coding sequence ATGAAGACCGTGCCGATCAGCCGATGGGCGTTCGCCCTGGCAGACGACCCGGGTGCCTCGGCGAAGGGCTACGACGAGGACTCGTCGTGGCGCAGTGTCGTCGTGCCGCACGACTGGAGCGTGGAGCACGAGTTCTTGCCGTCGCTATCGAGCGGCACCGGCTATCTGCCGGGCGGCATCGGCTGGTACCGCGCCCATGTGCGGCTGCCGGAACTCGGCCATCGGGACGGAAAGCATGTGCGACTCGTCTTCCACGGTGTGTACAAGAACGCCGACGTCTGGGTGAACGGCTATCACCTCGGGGGACGGCCGTCGGGTTACGCGCAATTCTCGTTCGACCTGACCGAGATCCTGTCGTACGCGCCCGATGACGACCTGGTCGTCAGCGTCAGAGTGGACCACACCGACATCTCGGATTCGCGCTGGTACAACGGCGCCGGCATCACACGACGCGTCGAGATCGAGGTGCACGAGCCGGTGCGCCTGCGCGAGTACGGCACCGTGTTCACGACCCTCGAGGCTGATGCCGCAGCGGCGACCGTCCGGGTCGTCCAGACCCTCGCCAACGACACGGCATCTCCGGTCACGGTGCGCGTGCGCCAGCGACTGCGGTCGCTGACCTCCGGGCGCGTCCACGAATTCGGAACCGAGGTCGAGCTGGCCGCCGGCGGCTCGGCCGACGCTGCGATCACTGCGCGGCTGCCCGAGCCCGAGCTGTGGTCCGACACCGACCCTCGCCTCCACCGTCTGACCACGACTCTCGAGTGGCAGAGCGATCCCGGGCCGGAACGCGCCGTCTACGACGAGGTCGTGGGAGTTCGCACCTTCCGTTTCGACCCTGACGAAGGCTTCTCGATCAACGGCGAGGCTCGTCTCCTGAAGGGCGTGTGCCTGCACGAGGATGCCGGCTGCTTCGGCACCGCGGTGCCGGCGAGCATCTGGCTCCGCCGTCTGCTCAAGCTCAAGGAGATGGGCGCCAACGCGATCCGGATGGCGCACAATCCCCACGCCCCCGAGCTGTATGCGCTATGCGACATACTCGGGCTCTACGTGATCGATGAAGCATTCGATGAGTGGGAGAACCCCAAGAACAAGTGGTGGCAGGGCCATAATGTCTACCCGCCGCGGCACGAGGGGTACGCCAAGGACTTTCCCGCGTGGCATCAGGCCGATCTCGAGGCCATGATCGACGCCCACCGCAACCACCCGTCGATCATCGCGTGGAGCATCGGCAATGAGATCGACTACCCGAACGACCCCTACGCGCACCCCTTGTTCAAGGATGCGGTCGGCAACAACGATGCGGGCAAGCCGCGCGCCGAACGCCTGTACGACCCCGACAGGCCCGACATCCGTCGCCTGACGACGATCGCCCGACGGCTCGCCGACATGGTCCGTGCGAAGGACCCGACACGGCCGGTGACACTGGCGGCGGCGCTGCCCGAACTCTCCAGCCAGACCGGCTTCCTCGATCCGCTCGATCTCGTCGGCTACAACTACAAGGAGCACCTGTACGAAGCGGATCACGTGCGGTTCCCCGACAAGCCGTTCATCGGCAGCGAGAACTCGCATCGCTACAGCGACTGGCGGTACGTCGAGCAGAACGACTACGTCGCCGGTCAGTTCCTGTGGACGGGCATCGATTACCTGGGCGAGGCGCGAGGGTGGCCGGTTCACGGCTCCGGTGCCGGGCTGCTGACGCTCGCGGGCTTCGAGAAGGAGACGTGGCATCTCCGGCGCAGCTGGTGGTCGGACGAGCCGGTGGCGCACCTCGCGGTCCGGCCCCACGTCGCCGTCGGGGCCGCCGGGGGGAGGACCTTCCGGTCGCACCCGATCTCTCGTGACTGGGCGGCCGCGGACGGGCAGCCGGTCGAGGTGCTCTGCTTCGGCAACGGGGACGAGCTCCGCCTGATGTGCGGTGAAGAAGACGTCCCGCTCGAGCGCGACGATGAGCACGGGTACTGGTCGGCGGTCACGGTCGCGCGCCCCCATGCACTCGTGCTCGAGAATCGCCGCTCGGGTGAAGTCGTCGCGCGCGACATCCTGCGTCCCCGCAGAGAGCCCGTCCGGATCGATGCCGTCGCGTGGAGTGCGCCCGAGGGCGTCGTCGATCGGCTCAGCCGCTCGGGCATCGCATCCGACGGGGTGGTTCAGATCGAGTGCACGCTGCTCGACGAGCACGGCGACGTCGCGCGTGGAGAGCGCGTGGTGACAGCCCGTGTGAACGACGGCGAGCTGCTCGGGTTGGAGAATGGAGACCTGAGCGACGAGACCCCCTACACCGCGAACCGCCGAAGCACCCTCGCGGGCCGACTGATGGTGTTCGTGCGGCCAGGAGCGAACGCGACTGTACTGCTCAGCTCCCCGGGTCTGCCCGAGGTACGAATGGAGTGGTCCTCATGA
- a CDS encoding YesL family protein, with protein sequence MSGFFAPDSAPMRFLTRIADLMILNLIFIATSIPIVTLGASVTALNFTAMRIARGRSDSVTRDYFGSFRREFRQGTLIGLIFAALAAVFAAWFIVITNLAFGAVVELILLIIWYLVAFGFALNLIFVFPYLAHFEGTVRAVLRNSRLMSWRHPFTGLTAFAIIALAVVVTLFYPQATAYGILWLAIGFGGIAFLTGILFIRVFDIYAPQPTSDETPDEEEVA encoded by the coding sequence ATGAGCGGCTTCTTCGCCCCGGACTCCGCGCCGATGCGATTCCTGACCAGGATCGCCGATCTCATGATCCTCAATCTGATCTTCATCGCGACATCCATCCCGATCGTGACGCTCGGGGCCTCAGTGACCGCACTCAACTTCACGGCGATGCGCATCGCGAGGGGACGGAGCGATTCCGTCACGCGCGACTACTTCGGCTCGTTCCGGCGAGAGTTCCGCCAGGGGACGCTGATCGGGCTCATCTTCGCTGCCCTGGCCGCGGTGTTCGCGGCCTGGTTCATCGTCATCACCAATCTGGCGTTCGGCGCGGTCGTCGAGCTCATCCTGCTCATCATCTGGTACCTGGTCGCGTTCGGGTTCGCCCTGAATCTGATCTTCGTCTTCCCCTATCTCGCCCACTTCGAAGGCACCGTTCGCGCGGTGCTGCGCAACTCGCGCCTGATGTCATGGCGGCACCCGTTCACCGGACTGACCGCCTTCGCGATCATCGCGCTGGCCGTCGTCGTCACGCTGTTCTACCCGCAGGCGACGGCCTACGGCATCCTCTGGCTCGCGATCGGGTTCGGTGGCATCGCATTCCTCACCGGCATCCTGTTCATCCGGGTCTTCGACATCTACGCTCCCCAACCCACATCCGATGAGACACCCGACGAGGAAGAGGTCGCATGA
- a CDS encoding DUF3502 domain-containing protein, whose translation MARKYIKAGAALLALGLSATALAGCTGASDEETEGGDPTEITMLVLGDKPTNGRLEAMLDKLNERLVDQVNAKLDLFYVEWADWQTQYNLQLLSGDDNVDLITTATDWLFAWENAEKGAFLPLSEEMLQEHAPKTWAQVDGDGDWDLTKLDDGQIYFIPEDNFTQYTNHGFFYRGDWATEAGFENGDITKFEDFTKYFQWVKDNKPDAYPWDVAGDPSADLTGYLQGHTDGQTIQQVSAGNYYPFQTTAADPNTVTSWYMEGDELLAAAELAKQWNDIGVWREDALNYDGDTREELYAGLSGADQHHTQTFIGQIYDNLSKKQPGSDPKFFYWGQENGNVFKDIKTHGAMAVSAYSAHPEKALEVYDLLRNDEESYRLINYGIEGTDYIITDDGKLGFPEGYDSSTDSLGSNFWAGRMDELELDRVTDAPNKAEIYAGLDAVAEDYPYSTLLINKDAIDPTLAAMSGVFSQYIPQLAQGKFDDPAAAIAEMRQALKDAGYEDARASIQADLDAWSN comes from the coding sequence ATGGCAAGGAAATACATCAAGGCTGGAGCAGCGCTTCTCGCGCTCGGCCTCAGCGCCACCGCGCTGGCCGGATGCACCGGCGCGAGCGACGAGGAGACCGAGGGTGGCGACCCGACCGAGATCACGATGCTCGTGCTCGGCGACAAGCCCACCAACGGACGCCTCGAGGCGATGCTCGACAAGCTCAACGAGCGTCTCGTCGACCAGGTGAACGCGAAGCTCGACCTGTTCTACGTCGAGTGGGCTGACTGGCAGACCCAGTACAACCTCCAGCTGCTCTCGGGCGACGACAACGTCGACCTCATCACCACGGCCACCGACTGGCTGTTCGCGTGGGAGAACGCCGAGAAGGGCGCCTTCCTCCCGCTCTCCGAGGAGATGCTGCAGGAGCACGCACCCAAGACGTGGGCGCAGGTCGACGGCGACGGAGACTGGGACCTCACGAAGCTCGACGACGGTCAGATCTACTTCATCCCCGAGGACAACTTCACGCAGTACACGAACCACGGATTCTTCTACCGCGGTGACTGGGCTACCGAGGCCGGCTTCGAAAACGGCGACATCACCAAGTTCGAGGACTTCACGAAGTACTTCCAGTGGGTCAAGGACAACAAGCCCGACGCGTACCCGTGGGATGTCGCAGGCGACCCCTCGGCCGACCTCACTGGTTACCTGCAGGGTCACACCGACGGTCAGACGATCCAGCAGGTCAGCGCCGGAAACTACTACCCGTTCCAGACCACTGCGGCGGACCCGAACACCGTGACCTCGTGGTACATGGAGGGCGACGAGCTGCTCGCGGCCGCCGAGCTCGCCAAGCAGTGGAACGACATCGGGGTGTGGCGTGAAGACGCGCTGAACTACGACGGCGACACGCGCGAGGAGCTGTACGCGGGTCTCTCCGGCGCCGACCAGCACCACACGCAGACGTTCATCGGCCAGATCTACGACAACCTCTCGAAGAAGCAGCCCGGGTCGGACCCGAAGTTCTTCTACTGGGGTCAGGAGAACGGCAACGTCTTCAAGGACATCAAGACGCACGGCGCCATGGCCGTCAGCGCCTACTCGGCCCACCCCGAGAAGGCACTCGAGGTCTACGACCTGCTTCGCAACGATGAGGAGAGCTACCGCCTCATCAACTACGGCATCGAGGGCACCGACTACATCATCACGGATGACGGCAAGCTGGGCTTCCCTGAGGGCTACGACTCGTCCACCGACTCGCTCGGCTCGAACTTCTGGGCTGGACGCATGGACGAGCTCGAGCTGGACAGGGTCACCGACGCGCCCAACAAGGCGGAGATCTACGCAGGGCTCGACGCTGTCGCCGAGGACTACCCGTACTCGACGCTGCTCATCAACAAGGACGCGATCGACCCGACGCTCGCGGCCATGAGCGGGGTGTTCTCGCAGTACATCCCGCAGCTCGCGCAGGGCAAGTTCGACGACCCGGCTGCGGCCATCGCAGAGATGCGTCAGGCGCTGAAGGACGCTGGATACGAGGATGCCCGTGCTTCCATCCAGGCCGATCTCGACGCCTGGTCGAACTAG